A region from the Physeter macrocephalus isolate SW-GA unplaced genomic scaffold, ASM283717v5 random_1546, whole genome shotgun sequence genome encodes:
- the LOC102993101 gene encoding acyl-CoA 6-desaturase gives SVGRSGREPTGAQPWEPRVQRTEAPWAGGRNGGAEQVEESTGGWSLRGAGGSRSLLSPQYGKKKLKYLPYNHQHEYFFLIGPPLLIPLYFQYQIIMSMIVHRDWVDLAWAISYYARFFITYIPFYGVLGAIIFLNFIRFLESHWFVWVTQMNHIVMEIDQEPYRDWFSSQLAATCNVEQSLFNDWFSGHLNFQIEHHLFPTMPRHNLHKVAPLVRSLCAKHGIEYQQKPLLQALQDIIRSLRQSGQLWLDAYLHK, from the exons GAAGCGTTGGCCGGAGTGGCCGGGAGCCCACAGGGGCCCAGCCTTGGGAGCCCAGGGTGCAGAGGACAGAAGCCCcctgggcaggaggaaggaaCGGTGGTGCGGAGCAGGTGGAGGAGAGCACGGGAGGCTGGAGCCTGAGGGGTGCTGGGGGCTCACGgtctctgctctctcctcagTACGGCAAGAAGAAGCTGAAATACCTGCCTTACAACCACCAGCACGAGTACTTCTTTCTGA TTGGGCCACCGCTGCTCATCCCCTTATACTTCCAGTACCAGATCATCATGTCCATGATCGTTCACAGAGACTGGGTG GACTTGGCCTGGGCCATCAGCTACTATGCCCGTTTCTTCATCACCTACATCCCTTTCTATGGTGTCCTGGGAGCCATCATTTTCCTCAACTTCATCAG GTTCCTGGAGAGCCACTGGTTTGTGTGGGTCACGCAGATGAACCACATCGTCATGGAGATTGACCAGGAGCCCTACCGTGACTGGTTCAGCAGCCAG CTGGCAGCCACCTGCAACGTGGAGCAGTCCCTCTTCAATGACTGGTTCAGCGGGCACCTCAACTTCCAGATCGAGCACCA CCTCTTCCCCACCATGCCCCGGCACAACCTGCACAAGGTCGCCCCGCTGGTGAGGTCCCTGTGCGCCAAGCATGGCATCGAGTACCAGCAAAAGCCACTGCTGCAGGCCCTGCAGGACATCATCAG gtCCCTGAGGCAGTCTGGGCAGCTGTGGCTGGACGCCTACCTCCACAAATGA